GCCCGACAACGGCGGCGGCTGCTGGTCCGAGTCCCTCCAGGACATGAAGGACGGCCTCTCGTGCGTGCAGGGCAAGAGCAACAAGGTTTGGTTCCAGTGCAAGGACGGCAAGTGGTACCGCGGCGGCGACGACGTGAGCGGCCCCTACGGCGACTGCAACGGTTCTTTCCCCGCGAAGTGACCTGTCCGCGAGCAGGCGGTAGGATGCCGCCTCGATGATCACCTTCAGCGACGATCCGCAGCGCGCCGAGCAGGAGATGCATGCGGTCATCTTCTACCTCGTAACGTTCGGCTACATCGACGGCGACTTCGACGCGGCGGAGAAGAGCTTCGTCCGCCAGATCATCCGCAAGCTCATCGAGCACCGCGCCGAGACGGCGATGCCGGACGCGGCGCCGGAGGTGAAGTCGGAGATCATCGAGAAGTTCACGAAGCACTTCCACGAGGTGTTCGAGGGCATCGACGCGAACGTGCGCGAGCTCTTCACCGAGAGCGTCTCCTCCAACGAGGACCCGAAGGCGTTCGTGCACTCGAAGCTGAAGGTGCGGTGCTTCGAGATCTTCCAGAGCTTCGACACGAACGGCCAGACGCAGCTCATGGACCTCATCGACTCGCTGCTCCTCGCCGACGGCGTGGCGCACCCGGCCGAGGTCCAGTTCCGGAGCGAGCTCGCGCAGCTGCTCGAGGCCGACCTCGAGATGGAGCTCACCCCGGCCGACGATCCGAGCGAGTCGCAAACGCGCATCTCGGTCGGCAAGCCGGTGAACGCGGGCCAGTCGCAGGCCGATCACCCGTTCTTCAAGCCGTTCGAGTTCCACTTCTCCTCGAACCCCGACGCGCTCGGGCGGCAGGTCGGCGCCGACCGCGCGCTCCTCGATCAGGCGCTCGCGACGCTCGAGGAGCAGCGGCGGAAGGGGAGCGGCCGCCTCACGGGGAAGAAGTCGCTCGCCGACGTCGCGCCCGGCGAGGCGTTCCTCGACGGCCACACCTACGTGCGGAAGCCGAAGCCCGGCCACCGCACGGAGCTCACCGTCCTCGGCGATCTCCACGGCTGCTACAGCATCCTGAAGGCGACCGTGCTCCAGAGCCGCTTCTTCGAGCGCGTCGACGCGTACCGCAAGAACCCTGGCGTCGAGCCTTATCCGCTCCTCGTCCTCCTCGGCGACTACATCGATCGCGGCCGCTTCAGCCTCAACGGCGTGCTCCGCACGGTGCTGCAGCTCTTCGTGACCGCGCCCGATCACGTGATCATGCTGCGCGGCAACCACGAGTACTACGTCGAGGTGAACGGCACGATGTACGGCGGCGTGAAGCCGGCGGAGGCGATCAACTCGCTGAAGCCGCACCTCCCCGTCGACGTGTTCCGGCACTACCGCACGCTCTTCGAGGCGATGCCGAACGTCTTCTTGTTCGATCGCTTCATGTTCGTCCACGGCGGCATCCCGAAGGACCGCGCGATCAAGGAGAAGTGGAAGGACCTCTCCTCCCTCAACGACGGCGACCTCCGCTTCCAGATGATGTGGAGCGATCCCTCGACCGCGGACGTCATCCCCGCCGACCTCCAGGACCAGGCCGCGCGCTTCGCGTTCGGCCGGATGCAGTTCCGCGCCTTCATGCAGCGCGTCGGGGCGAACACGATGATGCGCGGCCACGAGAAGATCATCGACGGCTTCCACGCGGTCTACGACGACGAGCTCGGCCGCCTCCTCACGCTCTTCTCCGCCGGCGGCAAGGACAACAACGACCTCCCCGCCGAGTCGGCGTACCGCGACGTCACGCCGATGGCCTGCACGATCACGCACGACGGCCAGACCGCGAACGTCGTCCCGTGGAGCCCGGACTGGCGCAGCTACAACGATCCCGAGCGCAACGCCTTCTTCAAGGTCGCGCCCGAGATCGAGCACGGCCGCGCCTAGCGGCGGACCATGTGGATCGCCTTCGGCGTGCCCCAGAGGAAGCGGGTCGCGTCGACGGTGAAGAAGAGCGGGGCGCCCTCGCTCGCGCGGCGGAGGAAGGCCGGCTCGGCGTAGCCGCCGCCGAGGTCCATCCGCGCCATGTGCTCGCCTTCGTCGAAGTAGATCCGCGCGCCGTCGATCGCGAAGATGGTGGCGCCGGGCTCGACGGTGAGCGTCTTCGCGTCGCCGCCGGAGAGCGACTGCGACCACACGTGTTTGGCCTCGACGTAGAACACCGTGCCCTCGTGGACGGCGAGGTGCGCGACGCCTCCGCCGTGCATGGTCTGCGTCTCGCCGCCTTCGAGCGGGCGGCGGCGAAGACCGGCCTCGTCGATCCAGAGGAGGTCGGCGCCCGCGACGAGCACCTCCTTCGGGGCGCCGTCCGTCTTCGCGATCTCCGTCGTCACCTCTCCGTCGAGGCGCGCGATCGCCTTCGCGTCGCGGTCGGCGACGTAGAGCACGTCGCCGGCGGCGGCGAGCGCGATCGGGGCCATGAGCTCACCGACGCCGAGGCGGTCGGCGCGAAGCCCGAGCCGGATCGTGCCGTCCGCGTCCTTCGTGACCGACAGGCGGAGCACGCTCCCGCCTTCGAGCGTGACGTAGAGGCTCGCGCCGCTCCGCGCCATCCCGCACGCGGTCACCGGATCGGCCGGGAGCGAGAAGCGCTCGGTCACGATCGCCGGCCCCGCCGCCGTGCGGTGCGCCTC
This window of the Labilithrix sp. genome carries:
- a CDS encoding serine/threonine protein phosphatase, translated to MITFSDDPQRAEQEMHAVIFYLVTFGYIDGDFDAAEKSFVRQIIRKLIEHRAETAMPDAAPEVKSEIIEKFTKHFHEVFEGIDANVRELFTESVSSNEDPKAFVHSKLKVRCFEIFQSFDTNGQTQLMDLIDSLLLADGVAHPAEVQFRSELAQLLEADLEMELTPADDPSESQTRISVGKPVNAGQSQADHPFFKPFEFHFSSNPDALGRQVGADRALLDQALATLEEQRRKGSGRLTGKKSLADVAPGEAFLDGHTYVRKPKPGHRTELTVLGDLHGCYSILKATVLQSRFFERVDAYRKNPGVEPYPLLVLLGDYIDRGRFSLNGVLRTVLQLFVTAPDHVIMLRGNHEYYVEVNGTMYGGVKPAEAINSLKPHLPVDVFRHYRTLFEAMPNVFLFDRFMFVHGGIPKDRAIKEKWKDLSSLNDGDLRFQMMWSDPSTADVIPADLQDQAARFAFGRMQFRAFMQRVGANTMMRGHEKIIDGFHAVYDDELGRLLTLFSAGGKDNNDLPAESAYRDVTPMACTITHDGQTANVVPWSPDWRSYNDPERNAFFKVAPEIEHGRA